The following proteins are co-located in the Dromiciops gliroides isolate mDroGli1 chromosome 2, mDroGli1.pri, whole genome shotgun sequence genome:
- the PABPN1L gene encoding embryonic polyadenylate-binding protein 2, with the protein MWLAISSSSLFSPPSKDWLQNALSDPEGLGWGGKGQPAGKMLKMCPTEEEEKEEESALLSLLDRGKLEETLGPDLEAGVSAHGPQADGWELEDIKTKLQKIEEAHERQEELKGMEETEQPQPPETDAASPVPSPAPLDPEARHPPSPEDGMPFQGTPMEKIEADHRSVYVGNVDYSGTAKELESHFNCCGEINRVTILCDKYSGHPKGYAYIEFAYKDSVKTAMDLDETTFRGRIIKVLPKRTNFPGISTTDRGGLRPRHSGRGGPPHRYGLYLGDRQRPRGRNHRGHGRFSQWFEPY; encoded by the exons ATGTGGTTGGCCATTAGCAgcagctctctcttctcccctccttccaagGACTGGCTCCAGAATGCTCTCTCAGACCCTGAAGGGCTAGGTTGGGGGGGTAAGGGACAACCTGCAGGGAAGATGTTGAAGATGTGCCcaacagaggaggaagagaaggaagaagagagtgcTCTGCTCTCTCTCCTGGACAGAGGAAAATTGGAGGAGACCCTGGGGCCTGACTTA GAGGCAGGTGTTTCCGCCCATGGGCCTCAAGCAGATGGGTGGGAGCTGGAAGATATCAAAACCAAGCTGCAGAAAATAGAGGAGGCGCACGAGAGACAAGAGGAGCTCAAGGGCATGGAAGAGACAGAACAGCCACAGCCACCTGAGACAGACGCAGCCAGCCCGGTGCCATCCCCAGCCCCGCTTGACCCCGAAGCCAGGCATCCACCCAGCCCAGAGGATG GCATGCCCTTCCAAGGGACACCCATGGAGAAGATAGAGGCTGATCACAGATCTGTCTACGTAGGCAAT GTGGATTACAGCGGCACAGCCAAGGAGCTGGAGTCCCACTTTAATTGCTGCGGTGAAATCAATAGGGTTACCATCCTCTGTGACAAGTACTCTGGACACCCCAAGGG CTATGCCTACATTGAATTTGCCTATAAGGATTCAGTGAAGACTGCGATGGATCTGGATGAAACCACTTTTAGAGGCCGAATAATCAAG GTTCTACCCAAAAGAACCAACTTTCCTGGGATCAGCACCACAGACCGAGGGGGCCTGAGGCCTCGACATTCTGGCAGAGGAGGCCCTCCTCACCGGTATGGCCTTTATCTTGGGGACCGACAGAGGCCAAGAGGGAGAAATCACAG GGGGCATGGAAGATTCTCTCAATGGTTTGAGCCATACTAG
- the TRAPPC2L gene encoding trafficking protein particle complex subunit 2-like protein has protein sequence MAVCIAVIAKENYPLYIRSIPAEQELKFHYTVHTSLDVVDEKVSAMGKALVDQRELYLGLLYPTEDYKVYGYVTNSKVKFVMVVDSSNTALRDNEIRSMFRKLHNSYTDVMCNPFYNPGDRIHSRAFDNMVTSMMVQGC, from the exons ATGGCGGTGTGTATCGCAGTGATAGCCAAAGAG AACTACCCGCTCTACATCCGGAGCATCCCTGCGGAGCAGGAGCTGAAGTTCCATTACACGGTGCACACGTCTCTCGATGTGGTCGACGAGAAGGTTTCTGCGATGGGAAAAGCCCTCGTGGATCAGAGGGAGCTCTACCTGGGACTCCTGTACCCTACGGAAGACTACAAAGT ATATGGCTATGTGACGAATTCCAAGGTGAAATTTGTTATGGTGGTGGATTCCTCCAACACAGCACTTCGAGACAACGAGATCCGCAGT ATGTTTCGAAAGCTACATAATTCCTACACAGATGTCATGTGTAACCCCTTCTATAACCCTGGAGACCGTATTCATTCTAG GGCCTTTGATAACATGGTGACTTCCATGATGGTGCAGGGTTGCTGA